In Vibrio gangliei, a single window of DNA contains:
- a CDS encoding inovirus Gp2 family protein yields MKNNTPKNFSLYTANQYQGYSVYTRKGPLVRQYLERTFETIAHTLKRHPRVFAVRVDLRFPVNGMQQYDNQVINKFFKSLREQIKHNRAMAMRNNPYAHQTKVSYIWCREQDTSNGPHYHVLIMFNGNAYTSLGNYKEIKGNMAARIKKAWLSALGYHPLYDMDMYGALVHFCKNGVYHINTNYDNDSLADLLYRASYLCKVDTKRFECYQHVFGRSNG; encoded by the coding sequence ATGAAAAACAATACCCCGAAAAACTTTTCTTTGTATACGGCCAATCAATATCAAGGTTACTCTGTATATACCCGTAAAGGCCCACTGGTGAGACAGTACTTAGAACGCACTTTTGAAACCATTGCTCATACGCTAAAGCGGCACCCTAGAGTCTTTGCCGTGCGTGTTGATTTACGCTTTCCTGTAAATGGCATGCAGCAATACGATAATCAAGTTATCAATAAATTCTTTAAATCTTTACGAGAACAAATCAAACATAATCGAGCGATGGCGATGAGAAATAACCCTTACGCTCATCAAACTAAAGTTTCTTATATCTGGTGTAGGGAGCAAGATACGAGTAATGGGCCACACTATCACGTATTGATAATGTTTAATGGCAATGCTTACACAAGTCTAGGTAACTATAAAGAAATAAAGGGGAATATGGCAGCAAGGATAAAAAAGGCATGGTTAAGTGCGTTAGGTTATCACCCTCTGTACGATATGGATATGTATGGTGCATTGGTTCACTTTTGTAAAAATGGGGTATATCACATCAATACAAACTACGATAACGATTCATTAGCAGACCTACTTTACCGGGCCAGTTATCTATGCAAAGTGGATACAAAACGCTTTGAATGTTATCAGCATGTGTTTGGACGCAGTAATGGATAG